The following coding sequences lie in one Kribbella sp. NBC_00709 genomic window:
- a CDS encoding trypco2 family protein encodes MPEEQGLGLVEFLGDLRAELQQAQERALTDSPPGTANALRLAVDEITVTLEVAHERTLSGEVSGKITGKFWVFGSAEAGASAGVQRARSGTQTLTLTLKPRVETVVVDEYGVAKSTQSGLDVDSQVGHEEQQTP; translated from the coding sequence GTGCCCGAGGAGCAGGGGCTCGGGCTGGTGGAGTTTCTGGGGGACCTTCGGGCCGAGTTGCAACAAGCTCAGGAGCGAGCGCTGACCGACAGTCCCCCGGGTACGGCGAACGCGCTGCGACTGGCCGTCGACGAAATCACCGTGACACTCGAGGTGGCGCACGAACGCACGCTGTCGGGCGAGGTGAGTGGAAAGATCACCGGCAAGTTCTGGGTGTTCGGTTCGGCCGAGGCGGGGGCGTCCGCGGGTGTGCAACGCGCGCGCAGCGGCACGCAGACGCTCACGCTCACCCTCAAGCCGCGGGTCGAAACGGTCGTGGTGGACGAGTACGGCGTGGCGAAGTCCACGCAGAGCGGACTCGACGTTGACAGCCAGGTCGGACACGAAGAACAGCAGACGCCCTAA